A genomic region of Cannabis sativa cultivar Pink pepper isolate KNU-18-1 chromosome 1, ASM2916894v1, whole genome shotgun sequence contains the following coding sequences:
- the LOC115707110 gene encoding uncharacterized protein LOC115707110 — MIIGIFAEYDAENSRTFMRIRVLWDINRPLLRGMLFEGEDQLSNMWISFKYERLNTFCKFCGLLDHVHTECVALLEEIEAGTRPILQYDDKIKTTGLDHMFSPVRSSTTGGPIHKSVTQMAKDVALKKASNAVLGLTTKRQKIFISDQEQGTTYTQRAISKEEVSLLNQKPIDSNKSDYTNIAFIESGNAAEKTRNSELSKGKTIEVGANSGSKGKTKNSKA; from the exons ATGATAATAGGAATTTTTGCTGAATATGATGCTGAAAACTCAAGAACTTTTATGCGAATTAGAGTACTTTGGGATATAAATCGTCCTTTATTAAGGGGAATGTTATTTGAGGGGGAGGACCAACTATCTAATATGTGGATCTCTTTTAAGTATGAAAGGCTAAATACTTTTTGCAAGTTTTGTGGTCTATTGGATCATGTTCATACCGAGTGTGTAGCACTTTTGGAGGAGATCGAGGCAGGAACTCGACCAATCTTACAGTACGATGATAAAATCAAAACAACTGGTTTAGATCATATGTTTTCGCCGGTTCGCTCCTCAACTACTGGAGGACCTATACATAAATCAGTGACTCAAATGGCTAAGGATGTTGCCCTAAAGAAGGCTAGTAATGCAGTGCTGGGATTAACCACTAAGAGGCAGAAAATCTTCATATctg aTCAAGAGCAAGGGACAACTTACACTCAGAGAGCTATAAGTAAGGAAGAAGTTTCTTTGCTAAATCAGAAACCGATTGATTCAAATAAGAGTGATTATACTAATATTGCCTTCATAGAGAGTGGTAATGCAGCTGAGAAAACAAGAAATTCAGAGCTATCAAAGGGGAAAACAATTGAAGTGGGGGCTAACTCTGGATCAAAAGGGAAGACTAAAAATTCAAAGGCATAA